From the genome of Malus sylvestris chromosome 6, drMalSylv7.2, whole genome shotgun sequence, one region includes:
- the LOC126625094 gene encoding uncharacterized protein LOC126625094 yields MSPSLITLNTKSWSQNNKTMKPQVSGFGDETETSPGSGDNKVQTWSSQYYCNEPVVVGAQEHSALNEQKGTASRIGEETLLLPVRSLKQHVPENWDTIESVKESSGDSGSLSRSNSRSGSKRFSSKSNKAKGGDFGGLDHQELEEKLNESVVLPSPIPWRSRSGRLDVKEEVDNNTPPMEESVFSRQESWGSRSHGSRSSRLNSISSSPKVSPSPSLSSPKKSSPSPALSSSESQTKNAEDLGRKKSLYKSSPPPPPLPPTMFYKSSSTRLIKDGVSYERDLRRSFSSGTNNMNKSNGEFVTGRVNSGIETKQRSYVDGLSMSKSIRTTRAGESAAGAWKVMEKSSKEVETSLVEKAVRKKEGFDETSFRAEKMRPESFHNMSKFASFNEFSEAEKEHFLDKVGIESDEETENEDDGFDENLIWKDIREIPKTTPNNYVSVSGNVGDAGPDVDKKADEFIAKFRGQIRLQRIDLIKRSSTQISKNLSR; encoded by the exons ATGAGCCCGAGTCTAATTACGCTAAACACCAAAAGTTGGTCTCAGAACAACAAAACTATGAAACCCCAA GTGTCAGGTTTTGGTGACGAGACTGAAACCTCACCTGGTTCTGGTGACAACAAGGTCCAAACATGGAGTAGCCAGTACTATTGTAACGAGCCGGTGGTGGTTGGGGCTCAGGAGCACTCTGCTCTTAATGAACAGAAAGGTACCGCTTCACGAATCGGTGAAGAAACACTGCTTTTGCCGGTCAGGAGCTTGAAACAACATGTTCCCGAAAACTGGGATACCATAGAGTCTGTTAAAGAATCTAGTGGGGATTCTGGCTCTCTAAGTAGGTCAAATTCGAGGTCTGGTTCTAAAAGGTTTTCGAGCAAATCGAACAAGGCTAAAGGTGGAGATTTTGGAGGGTTGGATCATCAAGAATTGGAGGAGAAGTTGAACGAAAGTGTTGTGCTTCCTTCTCCAATTCCATGGAGATCGAGGTCAGGAAGATTGGATGTGAAGGAGGAAGTTGATAATAATACTCCTCCAATGGAGGAATCTGTGTTTAGCCGCCAAGAGTCATGGGGTTCGAGGTCCCACGGTTCTCGTTCTTCTCGATTAAATTCCATTTCTTCATCCCCAAAGGTGTCTCCTTCGCCATCACTTTCATCTCCAAAGAAGTCTTCTCCTTCACCTGCATTGTCATCATCAGAATCTCAAACAAAGAATGCAGAGGATTTGGGGAGGAAGAAGAGCTTGTACAAATCTTCACCTCCCCCACCTCCGCTGCCTCCAACAATGTTTTACAAATCATCATCAACTAGGCTGATCAAAGATGGGGTTTCATATGAGAGGGATTTGAGGAGAAGTTTCAGTAGTGGAACAAACAACATGAATAAGAGCAATGGAGAATTTGTGACCGGCAGAGTGAATTCAGGGATCGAAACCAAGCAAAGAAGCTACGTTGATGGTTTATCGATGAGTAAATCAATTCGAACAACCAGAGCTGGTGAGAGCGCGGCAGGGGCTTGGAAGGTAATGGAGAAAAGCTCAAAGGAGGTTGAAACAAGTTTGGTGGAGAAAGCGGTACGAAAGAAAGAAGGGTTTGATGAAACTTCTTTCAGGGCTGAGAAAATGCGACCTGAAAGTTTCCACAACATGTCAAAGTTTGCTTCTTTCAATGAATTTTCGGAGGCAGAGAAAGAACATTTTCTCGACAAGGTGGGTATTGAATCGGATGAAGAAACTGAAAACGAAGATGATGGCTTTGACGAAAACTTGATCTGGAAAGACATTAGGGAGATCCCAAAGACAACTCCAAACAATTATGTGTCTGTTTCAGGCAATGTGGGTGATGCAGGGCCAGATGTGGATAAGAAGGCTGATGAGTTCATAGCGAAATTCAGGGGGCAAATTAGGCTTCAGAGAATAGATTTGATCAAGAGATCGAGTACTCAGATTAGTAAAAACTTATCAAGGTAA